The Paeniglutamicibacter sulfureus genome includes a region encoding these proteins:
- a CDS encoding ATP-binding protein: MGLFTRLRMTAFGQAVIDMANDPAYDEWTFSRKVRHALDQETTARAQRRVVKLLKESKTPNPAACIEEIHYLPDRTLNREVVARLASCQWIEQTTNLVILGKSSVGKSYLAQALVNAACRHDHTARYFRLDDLANKLAVYHRADSERLKFLGDLHDCDVLVLDDFLTTPISPETASELLNILAGREHRGATVVTSQFDPEDWYKSLHDAVIAESILNRIVSSSELIQLDGPNMRRRAHADQGAEPAS, from the coding sequence ATGGGGCTGTTTACCAGGTTGCGGATGACCGCGTTCGGCCAGGCTGTCATCGACATGGCCAACGATCCGGCCTATGACGAATGGACGTTCTCCCGCAAGGTCCGTCACGCCTTGGACCAGGAGACCACGGCCCGGGCCCAGCGTCGGGTGGTGAAACTGCTCAAGGAGTCGAAAACGCCCAACCCGGCCGCTTGCATTGAAGAGATCCACTATCTGCCCGATAGGACGCTGAACCGGGAGGTCGTGGCACGGCTCGCGTCGTGCCAGTGGATTGAGCAGACGACGAATCTGGTGATCCTCGGGAAATCAAGTGTCGGCAAATCGTATTTGGCCCAGGCCTTGGTCAACGCGGCTTGCCGGCACGACCACACGGCACGCTACTTCCGGCTTGATGACCTGGCCAATAAGCTCGCGGTCTATCATCGGGCGGACTCCGAACGGCTGAAGTTCCTCGGAGACCTGCACGACTGCGATGTCCTGGTCCTGGATGATTTCCTGACCACGCCGATCAGCCCGGAGACTGCGAGCGAACTGCTCAATATCCTCGCAGGACGTGAACACCGGGGCGCCACGGTGGTGACGTCGCAGTTCGATCCCGAGGACTGGTACAAGTCGCTGCACGATGCGGTGATCGCCGAGTCAATCCTTAACCGCATTGTTTCCAGCAGTGAACTGATCCAGCTTGACGGGCCGAATATGCGCCGGCGCGCCCACGCCGATCAAGGAGCTGAGCCTGCAAGCTAA
- a CDS encoding YciI family protein: MSVFAVEYVYAAGSDAIRDEHRPGHREFLSGLAGEISLVASGPYVDGSGALLLLSAPSQAALAETLKNDPFAVSGSIAALRITEWSPVTGELSHHA, from the coding sequence ATGAGTGTTTTTGCAGTCGAATATGTATACGCAGCCGGTTCCGATGCCATCCGTGATGAGCACCGCCCCGGGCACCGCGAGTTCCTATCCGGATTGGCCGGCGAAATCTCGCTGGTCGCCTCCGGCCCCTACGTGGACGGATCCGGCGCCCTGTTGCTGTTGTCGGCGCCGAGCCAGGCGGCACTGGCCGAAACCCTGAAGAACGACCCGTTCGCGGTCAGCGGCTCCATTGCAGCTCTGCGGATCACCGAATGGAGCCCGGTCACGGGTGAGCTCAGTCACCACGCCTAG